In a genomic window of Halalkalicoccus sp. CG83:
- a CDS encoding CaiB/BaiF CoA transferase family protein, which translates to MGTDGTHGERILDGITVVDLSTFVTGGFATMMLANQGAEVIKVERPELGDDSRHSGPPFVDVEGYEGPGRPASPHGESPYFWTVNYDKRSVELNLKSDEALEVLFDLIEEADVVVENFRPGTAERLGIAYEDVRAVNEQAIYCSISAFGETGPWSDRPGYDLLVQGMSGIMSVTGEEDGDPVKVGLPQTDLITAMWAAFGIVGALYRRERTGEGERVELGMLDAALPWLTKQAAKSFVGEKPGRMGTKDPVLAPYQSYPTADGYLNVACGNQKLWEGFCEEIGRAELADDPRFESNADRVEHMDELEAELSETLSERTTDEWVERLAENAGLPVGPVFEVSEALGNEQVEARDVVRTLEHPAAGEIPSIEHPLNFEHADSGFEAAPPLLGEDTDAVLGELGYSRERIEELRAAGAVPEE; encoded by the coding sequence ATGGGTACGGATGGCACGCACGGCGAACGGATACTCGACGGTATCACGGTGGTCGACCTCTCGACGTTCGTCACCGGTGGGTTCGCGACGATGATGCTGGCGAACCAGGGTGCGGAGGTGATCAAGGTCGAACGGCCCGAGCTCGGCGACGACAGCCGCCACTCGGGGCCGCCGTTCGTCGACGTCGAGGGGTACGAGGGGCCCGGGCGACCCGCCTCGCCCCACGGCGAGTCGCCGTACTTCTGGACGGTCAACTACGACAAGCGGAGCGTCGAGCTCAACCTCAAGTCCGACGAGGCGCTCGAGGTGCTGTTCGACCTGATCGAGGAGGCCGACGTCGTCGTCGAGAACTTCCGACCGGGAACCGCCGAACGCCTCGGCATCGCCTACGAGGACGTCCGCGCGGTCAACGAGCAGGCGATCTACTGTTCGATCTCAGCGTTCGGCGAGACGGGGCCGTGGAGCGACCGTCCCGGTTACGACCTGCTCGTCCAGGGCATGAGCGGGATCATGAGCGTCACCGGCGAGGAGGACGGCGACCCCGTGAAGGTGGGACTCCCCCAGACCGACCTCATCACGGCGATGTGGGCCGCCTTCGGAATCGTCGGCGCACTGTATCGGCGCGAACGGACGGGCGAGGGCGAGCGCGTCGAGCTGGGGATGCTCGATGCGGCGCTGCCGTGGCTCACGAAGCAGGCCGCGAAGTCGTTCGTCGGCGAGAAACCGGGGCGGATGGGGACGAAGGACCCCGTGTTGGCGCCCTACCAGAGCTACCCGACCGCCGACGGCTACCTGAACGTCGCCTGTGGCAACCAGAAGCTCTGGGAGGGCTTCTGTGAGGAGATCGGCCGAGCGGAACTCGCGGACGATCCGCGCTTCGAGTCCAACGCCGACCGCGTCGAACACATGGACGAACTCGAGGCAGAGCTGTCGGAGACGCTCTCGGAGCGGACGACCGACGAGTGGGTCGAGCGGTTGGCCGAGAACGCCGGCCTGCCGGTCGGACCGGTGTTCGAGGTGAGCGAGGCGCTCGGAAACGAGCAGGTCGAGGCCCGCGACGTCGTTCGAACGCTCGAGCACCCGGCCGCCGGCGAGATTCCGAGCATCGAGCATCCGCTCAACTTCGAGCACGCCGACAGCGGGTTCGAGGCGGCGCCGCCGCTGCTCGGCGAGGACACCGACGCGGTCCTCGGCGAACTCGGCTACTCGCGCGAGCGGATCGAGGAGCTGCGTGCGGCCGGCGCGGTGCCCGAGGAGTGA
- a CDS encoding FAD-binding and (Fe-S)-binding domain-containing protein, whose protein sequence is MASTNQNQAGEPATDGRADYDYQGDEVERPDMVDDLEGIVDGDVRFDEYSRELYATDASAYEVLPIGVVFPTSTEDVSAVVSYCAEREIPVLPRGGGTSLAGQAVNEAVVLDFSRFMNGIVDVDPEGRRARARAGITLGELNRTLEPHGLKFAPDPSTADRSALGGAIGNNTTGAHSLKYGKTDAYVEEVEAVLSDGSVHTFGEIEIEELRERADPDGDLVERIHAEVVRIIDEEGDAVEEAYPSIKRNVSGYNLDVLIEEARGKGATEEGTVNLARLLVGSEGTLAIVTEAEVSLEPIPETKALGLLTYHSLLDAMEDVGAILEHDPAAVEVLDGVLLELARDLEEFKDVVGILPDETDTFLLVEFYADGDEERRESVETLLADRVGDVAFDGLSAFDPDEQKAFWKMRKASTPILLSRTTDEKHIAFIEDIAIPPEHLPEYTADFQQVFEDHDTFGSFYAHAGPGCMHVRPLVNTKTTEGVETMVSISDAATDLAVKYGGSVSGEHGDGRARTQWNKKLYGERLWEVFRDLKTAFDPDWLLNPGSVCGDFDMSENLRHDPDYEFEAGFEPRLNWENENGFQGMAELCHGCGGCRTSQEGAGGVMCPTYRASREEITSTRGRANMLRQAMSGDLPEEQFASEFMQEVMELCIGCKGCARDCPSEVDMAKLKVELTHEHHERHGVDLRSRVFANIDALSDLGSATAPVSNWLQRLPGSGILTEKTLGIARERSLPEFHAETLTEWFEERGPRVSEEDADRKALLFPDAFTDHNSPDAGKAAIRVLEAAGVHVKIPDGVTGSGRPAYSKGMIEKARTQADRNVTALAHYVNDGWDVVVVEPSDAVMFQLDYLDLLSGDAVERLAQNTYGVMEYVDRFRLDEGMAFADVGESLTYHGHCHQKAIKKEHHAVGVLRRAGYEVDPLDSGCCGMAGSFGYEAEHYSMSQAIGSVLFDQIDSSDGERVVAPGSSCRSQIGDEYDEKPPHPVRKLADALA, encoded by the coding sequence ATGGCTAGCACTAACCAGAACCAGGCGGGAGAGCCGGCGACCGACGGACGAGCGGACTACGACTACCAGGGTGACGAGGTCGAGCGACCCGACATGGTCGACGACCTCGAGGGGATCGTCGACGGCGACGTCCGGTTCGACGAGTACTCGCGGGAGCTCTACGCGACCGACGCGAGCGCCTACGAGGTATTGCCCATCGGCGTCGTGTTCCCCACCTCGACCGAGGACGTCTCGGCGGTCGTCTCCTACTGTGCGGAGCGGGAGATCCCCGTCCTCCCACGGGGGGGCGGCACCAGCCTCGCGGGCCAGGCGGTCAACGAGGCTGTCGTTCTCGACTTCAGTCGGTTCATGAACGGGATCGTCGACGTGGATCCCGAGGGTCGACGCGCTCGCGCACGGGCGGGGATAACGCTGGGAGAACTCAACCGCACGCTCGAGCCCCACGGGCTGAAGTTCGCGCCCGACCCCTCGACCGCCGATCGGAGCGCCCTCGGAGGTGCCATCGGCAACAACACCACCGGCGCCCACTCGCTGAAGTACGGCAAGACCGACGCCTACGTCGAGGAGGTCGAAGCGGTGCTCTCGGACGGGAGCGTTCACACGTTCGGCGAGATCGAGATCGAGGAACTCCGCGAACGAGCCGATCCGGACGGCGACCTCGTCGAACGCATCCACGCCGAGGTGGTTCGGATCATCGACGAGGAGGGCGACGCCGTCGAGGAGGCGTATCCGAGCATCAAGCGCAACGTCTCGGGCTACAACCTCGACGTGCTGATCGAGGAAGCTCGGGGGAAGGGTGCCACCGAGGAGGGGACGGTCAACCTCGCGCGGCTGCTCGTCGGCAGCGAGGGCACGCTCGCGATCGTCACCGAGGCGGAGGTCTCGCTTGAGCCGATCCCCGAGACGAAGGCGCTCGGTCTGCTCACCTACCACAGCCTGCTCGACGCGATGGAGGACGTCGGCGCGATCCTCGAACACGACCCCGCCGCCGTCGAGGTGCTCGACGGCGTGTTGCTCGAACTCGCGCGCGATCTCGAGGAGTTCAAGGACGTCGTCGGAATCCTGCCCGACGAGACGGACACGTTCCTCCTCGTCGAGTTCTACGCCGACGGCGACGAGGAACGCCGGGAGAGCGTCGAGACGTTGCTCGCCGATCGCGTCGGCGACGTCGCCTTCGACGGGCTCTCCGCGTTCGATCCCGACGAGCAGAAGGCCTTCTGGAAGATGCGAAAGGCGTCGACGCCGATCCTGCTCTCCCGGACGACGGACGAGAAGCACATTGCGTTCATCGAGGACATCGCCATCCCGCCCGAGCACCTCCCGGAGTACACCGCCGACTTCCAGCAGGTGTTCGAGGACCATGACACGTTCGGCAGCTTCTACGCCCACGCGGGACCGGGCTGCATGCACGTCCGCCCGCTGGTCAACACCAAGACCACCGAGGGCGTCGAGACGATGGTCTCGATCTCGGACGCGGCGACGGACCTCGCCGTGAAGTACGGGGGTAGCGTCTCGGGCGAGCACGGCGACGGCCGCGCACGGACCCAGTGGAACAAGAAGCTCTACGGCGAGCGCCTCTGGGAGGTCTTTCGTGACCTCAAGACCGCGTTCGATCCCGACTGGTTGTTGAACCCTGGTTCCGTGTGTGGCGACTTCGACATGAGCGAGAACCTCCGTCACGACCCCGACTACGAGTTCGAGGCGGGGTTCGAGCCCCGTCTCAACTGGGAGAACGAGAACGGCTTTCAGGGGATGGCCGAGCTTTGCCATGGGTGTGGCGGCTGTCGGACGAGCCAGGAGGGCGCCGGCGGCGTGATGTGCCCGACGTACCGCGCCTCCCGCGAGGAGATCACCTCGACGCGGGGTCGCGCGAACATGCTCCGGCAGGCGATGAGCGGCGACCTCCCCGAGGAGCAGTTCGCCTCGGAGTTCATGCAGGAGGTGATGGAGCTCTGCATCGGCTGTAAGGGCTGTGCGAGGGACTGTCCCAGCGAGGTGGACATGGCGAAGCTGAAGGTCGAACTCACCCACGAACACCACGAACGCCACGGCGTCGACCTGCGTTCGCGCGTGTTCGCGAACATCGACGCGCTCTCGGATCTCGGCAGCGCGACGGCGCCGGTCTCGAACTGGCTCCAGCGACTGCCGGGGTCGGGAATTCTGACGGAGAAGACGCTGGGGATCGCCCGCGAGCGATCCTTGCCGGAGTTCCACGCCGAGACGCTCACGGAGTGGTTCGAGGAGCGCGGGCCCCGCGTGAGCGAAGAGGACGCCGACCGGAAGGCGCTCCTGTTCCCGGACGCCTTCACCGACCACAACAGCCCCGACGCGGGCAAGGCCGCGATCCGGGTGCTCGAGGCGGCGGGCGTCCACGTGAAGATCCCCGACGGCGTGACCGGCAGCGGCCGGCCCGCCTACTCGAAGGGGATGATCGAGAAGGCGCGCACCCAGGCCGACCGGAACGTCACCGCGCTCGCCCACTACGTCAACGACGGCTGGGACGTCGTCGTCGTCGAACCCTCGGACGCGGTGATGTTCCAGCTCGACTACCTCGACCTCCTGTCCGGAGACGCGGTCGAACGCCTCGCACAGAACACCTATGGCGTCATGGAGTACGTCGACCGGTTCCGCCTCGACGAGGGGATGGCGTTCGCCGACGTGGGCGAGTCGCTCACCTACCACGGTCACTGTCACCAGAAGGCGATCAAGAAGGAGCACCACGCGGTGGGCGTCCTTCGCCGGGCGGGCTACGAGGTCGACCCGCTCGATTCGGGCTGCTGTGGGATGGCGGGATCGTTCGGCTACGAGGCCGAACACTACTCGATGAGCCAGGCGATCGGCTCGGTGTTGTTCGACCAGATCGACTCGAGCGACGGCGAGCGCGTCGTCGCTCCGGGCTCGTCGTGTCGCAGCCAGATCGGCGACGAGTACGACGAGAAGCCGCCACACCCGGTCAGGAAGCTGGCCGACGCGCTGGCATAG